GCGGCGCATTCGTAATGCGTAGGTCGTAGGTTCGATTCCTATTTCCGGCACCATTGAAATCAAGGGCTTGCAAGGTTTTTGCCTTGCAGGCCCTTTTTTATTTCGGTGCCTGGGGGCGATTTTGGGTCCGTTTCGAAGCGGTCGGCTGCGGTCCCGCTTACGACCACAGCGGCCCCCTGCGCGATGCAGGAACGGCGCGAGACCGTGTCTCGCGCCGCCCGATTGTCACGGTGTGACGATGTTGAACCAGAACTCGAAATCGTCGGCGTAGGACAGCAGTTCCTTCAGCTTGGCTGGATCGCCTTCGGGTTCCCGCCAAAGTAGCTGGTGGTCACACGAAGATCACGCCAGTGCGACTCTCATCCAACCTGTTGTGTGTTGTGCCTGCCCTTCGCTCATGGACTGAGGGAGTCGCGCCATGCCTGCGCGTTGCCGTGGCTTCTGCCACCGGAACAAATCGCTCCATCGGTCCGCACTGGCGATAGCGCTGGCGCGAGCGATGCTCTGCATGCCGGTAGTGCTATCGGCCGTGTTGTTGCCAATCGAATCGGACGCGCAGACGTTCGGGCCGGGCACGCTGCCACCCATCGACCTCAACGGCGGAACTGCCCTGATCGTGGGCAACACCACCGTCAACGCGACGGCCGGCACGCATGCCGTGCGTGTGCGCGGTGGCGGTACGATGACGATCGACACGCAGCAGCCGCCATCGGGCGCGATCATCCTGACCGCGGGAAACGGCAACGCACTGTTTGCGGATGGGGGCACGGTTTTCGTGCCAAACGGCCTCAATCTGTTCACGACTGGCGGCAATGCAATCGTCGTCAATGGTGGCAGCCAGGTCGATATCGCGGCCGGTCAGTTCAACATCACCGGCGTCGGCGATGCCGTCGTGGCGATCAGCGGCGGCGTCGCAAATGTCTCCAACGCCACCGTAAACAGCAGGGCGACGGCAACGGCGAACATCTCCAACGCGCATGGCTTCATCGCCGAATCCGGCGGACGCGTCTCGCTCAGCGGCATCAATCAGCTCAACATGTCGGCATTCAATGCCGTGGCATTCGGCGCCTCCGGTGCGAACAGCGTTGTCAGCAGCGCCACCCAGCCGCTGGTCGCGATGAGCGGCATCGGGTCGCTCGGCATCTACGTGCACGACGGCGGCCAGGTGTTCATGCCGGCCGGCACCACCATCACGATGAACGGCACCAACAGCGTCGGCGTCAGCGTGGACAACACCACGGTCGCGGCAGGCACATTGGGCAGCGGACTGACCATCAATTTCACCAACGCATCGCCCACGCAGGCCGGCGGCACGGGCGTGGTCACGCTCAACGGCGGCGTGGTGACGCTCGACAGCTTCAATGTCGCCGGCATCGGCGCCGGGGCAGGCGCGTGGTCACGCCCCGGCACCACCATCACCTTGACCGGCAGCAGCAACATCAACATTGCTTCCACGACCAATCCGACGTTCTACAACCTGCTGACGAACAATCTGGCGTCCGTCGATGGGCCTGTCGGTTCGGCCTTCGGTGTCGTGTCCGGCCTTCCGATTGCGGGGTTGAAGTCGCAAGGGTCGATATTCAGCACCGGCACGACCGTCACCGTATCGTCGCCGAACGGGCGCGGTGGCTATGCCGAGGTCAACACCGGTACCGCAATACTGGACATCACCAACAACACCATCACCACGACCGGTACGGACAGCGCGGGCCTGTTTGCAGGCGACAACGGCGCGATCACCGGGCGCGATTCGCGCATCACCACCAGGGGTGGCGGGGCGGCGATGGCGCTGGTCAACTTCGTCGCGCCGGCCTTCATCGACCTGACCAGTTCGCAGGTAACGGCAACAGGCGCGGACACCATCGGGCTGTACTCCGCCAACCGCACGACCGGGCTGGTCAACCAGGCCGCGCTGACGGGCGGATCGATGACCAGCGAGTACGTCGCCATCCTCGGCAACGGACCACTGGACGTGACCGTGGATGGGGGTGCCAGCGTCAGCAGCCCGAACTATCTGATGTATTCGCAGGCACTGGCTACGCCTTTCGCCCAGCCGTCGATCGTCCAGCTGTTTGCCGACGATGCCACACTCAGTGGCGCAGCCGGCGCCAATGCCGGCGCCACGGCCAACATGACCCTGCACAACGGTTCGCACTGGACCGGACAGGCCTACTACCTCACGAACGGGACCCTGGATGCCACCAGCATCTGGACGGTGCCCACTGATTCGATCCTGACCGCCACGCTGACCAACGCCGGCCGGGTCGAGTTCACCGTGCCGCAAAACGGAGCCTTCAAGGAGTTGTGGACCCGCGATTACGCCGGAACCGGCGGAACGCTCGCCATCAATACATTCCTGGGTCCTGACAATTCGCCGTCGGACAAACTCGTGCTGTACAACGGCGGCAACGCCAGTGGCGCCGGATTCCTGGAGGTCGCCAACACCGACGGTGCAGGCGATGTCACCGTCGCCAACGGCATCCTGGTCGTGCAGGCGATCGAAGGCGCGACGACGTCGGGCGATCTGCTGGCGCTGGCCGCGCCGGTCATCGCCGGGCCGTACGA
Above is a genomic segment from Lysobacter sp. S4-A87 containing:
- a CDS encoding autotransporter outer membrane beta-barrel domain-containing protein, yielding MPVVLSAVLLPIESDAQTFGPGTLPPIDLNGGTALIVGNTTVNATAGTHAVRVRGGGTMTIDTQQPPSGAIILTAGNGNALFADGGTVFVPNGLNLFTTGGNAIVVNGGSQVDIAAGQFNITGVGDAVVAISGGVANVSNATVNSRATATANISNAHGFIAESGGRVSLSGINQLNMSAFNAVAFGASGANSVVSSATQPLVAMSGIGSLGIYVHDGGQVFMPAGTTITMNGTNSVGVSVDNTTVAAGTLGSGLTINFTNASPTQAGGTGVVTLNGGVVTLDSFNVAGIGAGAGAWSRPGTTITLTGSSNINIASTTNPTFYNLLTNNLASVDGPVGSAFGVVSGLPIAGLKSQGSIFSTGTTVTVSSPNGRGGYAEVNTGTAILDITNNTITTTGTDSAGLFAGDNGAITGRDSRITTRGGGAAMALVNFVAPAFIDLTSSQVTATGADTIGLYSANRTTGLVNQAALTGGSMTSEYVAILGNGPLDVTVDGGASVSSPNYLMYSQALATPFAQPSIVQLFADDATLSGAAGANAGATANMTLHNGSHWTGQAYYLTNGTLDATSIWTVPTDSILTATLTNAGRVEFTVPQNGAFKELWTRDYAGTGGTLAINTFLGPDNSPSDKLVLYNGGNASGAGFLEVANTDGAGDVTVANGILVVQAIEGATTSGDLLALAAPVIAGPYEYTLHRGSVDADGPDNWYLRSTLDCSGANAPVPPCPAPPTPDPPPDPPPDPPPPPPPPPDPPPDPPPVPDPPPDPPDPPAPPLPPLPPPIPQFRPEVSVYTALAPTALEYGRSLLDTLHERVGEQERLRDRDLPEQYRIDGFWGRLIYIDAEKDAEGAGIYGNGPQYDYTLTAVQLGLDLLREEDEDGPRDHAGLYTAIGHAETDVNHVFRSLAGNVFVDGYTLGGYWTRYSEREAYIDTILQATWYDATAESVRGIRMDTDGWGMAASVEGGYPFRTRNEWEIEPQAQLIFQWLDLGDSSDLAAKVHFDDMESLVARLSARLARDWSSEGYESGALDHTGWARVSIWHEFRGDPVTSFSSRVGDIPFDADLGGSWWEIELGYTGDLDRNRFLYTNIGYSQGFDDDRRAWEAKLGFRSNW